A portion of the Maridesulfovibrio frigidus DSM 17176 genome contains these proteins:
- the gp10 gene encoding capsid staple protein — MKLVDLRRKPTKEKPDSKPVAVSEDDFPYGLRIHLEDESVTKLGLKVKDIKVGSTIKLQAEAYVCGISAQPDGKGKRIELQLVKMGIGSDGSFEDGFKEGSESEDG; from the coding sequence ATGAAGCTAGTGGATTTGCGGCGTAAGCCGACCAAAGAAAAACCGGATTCGAAACCGGTTGCTGTTTCCGAAGACGATTTTCCATATGGGCTGAGGATTCATCTTGAAGACGAATCTGTCACCAAGCTTGGGCTGAAGGTCAAGGACATCAAGGTCGGCTCAACTATCAAGCTTCAAGCCGAAGCTTATGTGTGCGGGATAAGTGCTCAACCGGATGGCAAAGGAAAAAGGATTGAATTGCAGCTCGTGAAGATGGGTATCGGTTCGGATGGAAGTTTTGAAGATGGCTTTAAAGAGGGATCGGAGAGTGAAGATGGATAG